The Rhopalosiphum maidis isolate BTI-1 chromosome 1, ASM367621v3, whole genome shotgun sequence genome has a segment encoding these proteins:
- the LOC113556664 gene encoding chitooligosaccharidolytic beta-N-acetylglucosaminidase-like isoform X4: MEKENSGVDGSVDVCRLTCGRYGSLWPKPTVNTTIRHSVIEFGLDNVKFDTSKMADQLSKEYMSEASQVFILSLKKLCVPNCVSNANTPIISISTSNPFEYIKLTTDESYSLKINTEGDSILINIEAKTVYGARNGLETVRQLVATYGSIVSGKKLVMAGDVQITDRPIYAYRGFMLDTARHYFPISTIKRHIDAMAHSKLNVFHWHATDSHSFPLDLPSAPLMSKYGAYSPNEKYSFNEIKDLLRYALVRGVRIIIEIDSPAHAGNGWQWGKEFGFGDMAVCVDREPWKNYCVQPPCGQLNPINTNTYKWLGKIYKDLINVLPKGEAFHMGGDEVALNCWNTTTEITDWMKNNNRSLDEEGYLNLWSQFHANSLSEYDKEAGDDKSDIIVWSSGLTEPKVIERYLDKRRYTVEVWEGSNSPEELVKLGYKVIIALQSVYYLDHGFWFSTNYHTWEEMYNNKMPNVDDPNLLLGAETCMWSEYVDDNAIDSKVWPRAAALAERLWSNPITNSVSAENRFIQHRERLITLGLKADTVTPEWCYIHEGECILE; the protein is encoded by the exons ATGGAAAAAGAGAACAGTGGAGTTGATGGGTCTGTAGACGTTTGTCGTTTAACCTGTGGACGCTATGGATCACTTTGGCCGAAACCAACAGTCAATACAACGATAag acacTCTGTAATCGAATTCGGTCTcgataatgttaaatttgatacaTCGAAGATGGCTGACCAATTAAGCAAAGAATACATGTCTGAAGCGTCtcaagtttttatattgtccttaaaaaaactatgtgTCCCAAATTGTGTTTCCAATGCAAATACTccaattatatctatatctacAAGTAATCCATTTGAATATATCAAATTGACAACAGACGAAAGttatagtttgaaaataaataccgAGG GAGAcagtatacttattaatatcgaAGCAAAGACCGTTTATGGAGCGAGAAATGGATTGGAAACTGTAAGACAACTTGTTGCTACATACGGTTCTATTGTGTCTGGAAAAAAATTGGTGATGGCTGGCGATGTTCAAATAACTGATCGACCTATATACGCATACCGTGGTTTTATGCTCGACACGGCAAGACATTATTTCCCAATATCAACTATTAAGCGACATATCGATGCGATGGCTCATTCCAAACTAAATGTATTCCATTGGCACGCCACCGATTCTCATAGTTTTCCGTTGGATTTACCTAGTGCGCCATTAATGTCTAA ATATGGAGCTTATAGtcctaatgaaaaatattcgtttAACGAAATCAAAGATCTTCTCAGATATGCATTAGTAAGAGGAGTCAGAATTATTATCGAGATCGATTCGCCAGCACACGCCGGTAACGGTTGGCAATGGGGTAAAGAATTCGGCTTTGGTGACATGGCTGTTTGTGTAGACAGAGAACCTTGGAAAAATTACTGTGTACAACCACCATGTGGACAGCTCAATCCAATCAAtactaatacatataaatggtTGGGAAAAATTTATAAGGACTTAATAAATGTACTACCAAAAGGAGAAGCGTTCCACATGGGTGGCGATGAG GTTGCTCTAAATTGCTGGAATACTACTACTGAAATCACTGATTGGATGAAAAACAACAACCGTAGCTTGGATGAAGAAGGTTATTTAAACTTGTGGTCTCAATTCCATGCTAATTCGTTAAGTGAATACGATAAAGAAGCTGGAGATGATAAATCCGACATCATCGTTTGGTCTAGTGGTTTGACTGAACCTAAAGTTATAGAGAGGTATTTGGACAAAAGAAGATACACCGTCGAAGTTTGGGAAGGATCAAATAGTCCAGAAGAACTCGTTAAATTAGGCTATAAGGTTATAATCGCTTTACAGAGTGTTTACTATCTTGATCACGGTTTTTGGTTTTCAACTAATTATCATACTTGGGAAGAAatgtacaacaataaaatgccAAATGTAGACGATCCAAATCTTTTATTAGGCGCAGAA acatgTATGTGGTCTGAGTATGTCGATGATAATGCTATTGATTCTAAAGTATGGCCAAGAGCTGCAGCTTTAGCCGAACGACTGTGGTCAAACCCAATAACAAATTCTGTATCTGCTGAAAACAG attcataCAACATCGTGAAAGACTGATAACACTTGGTCTTAAAGCAGACACAGTGACACCGGAATGGTGTTACATCCACGAAGGAGAGTGCATATTagagtaa
- the LOC113556664 gene encoding chitooligosaccharidolytic beta-N-acetylglucosaminidase-like isoform X1 yields MKRNTMVGCVLMAGVMLLYLIAVMRQNAYVAAEDDSVTTKQLYFVKSFKCINNTCVVSKLPSMEKENSGVDGSVDVCRLTCGRYGSLWPKPTVNTTIRHSVIEFGLDNVKFDTSKMADQLSKEYMSEASQVFILSLKKLCVPNCVSNANTPIISISTSNPFEYIKLTTDESYSLKINTEGDSILINIEAKTVYGARNGLETVRQLVATYGSIVSGKKLVMAGDVQITDRPIYAYRGFMLDTARHYFPISTIKRHIDAMAHSKLNVFHWHATDSHSFPLDLPSAPLMSKYGAYSPNEKYSFNEIKDLLRYALVRGVRIIIEIDSPAHAGNGWQWGKEFGFGDMAVCVDREPWKNYCVQPPCGQLNPINTNTYKWLGKIYKDLINVLPKGEAFHMGGDEVALNCWNTTTEITDWMKNNNRSLDEEGYLNLWSQFHANSLSEYDKEAGDDKSDIIVWSSGLTEPKVIERYLDKRRYTVEVWEGSNSPEELVKLGYKVIIALQSVYYLDHGFWFSTNYHTWEEMYNNKMPNVDDPNLLLGAETCMWSEYVDDNAIDSKVWPRAAALAERLWSNPITNSVSAENRFIQHRERLITLGLKADTVTPEWCYIHEGECILE; encoded by the exons atgaa ACGTAATACGATGGTGGGGTGTGTGCTGATGGCCGGTGTGATGCTGTTGTATCTGATTGCGGTTATGCGACAAAACGCTTACGTAGCTGCAGAAGATGATAGTGTTACCACCAAGCAGTTGTACTTTGT taaatcatttaaatgtatcaaCAATACATGTGTCGTCAGCAAATTGCCTTCAATGGAAAAAGAGAACAGTGGAGTTGATGGGTCTGTAGACGTTTGTCGTTTAACCTGTGGACGCTATGGATCACTTTGGCCGAAACCAACAGTCAATACAACGATAag acacTCTGTAATCGAATTCGGTCTcgataatgttaaatttgatacaTCGAAGATGGCTGACCAATTAAGCAAAGAATACATGTCTGAAGCGTCtcaagtttttatattgtccttaaaaaaactatgtgTCCCAAATTGTGTTTCCAATGCAAATACTccaattatatctatatctacAAGTAATCCATTTGAATATATCAAATTGACAACAGACGAAAGttatagtttgaaaataaataccgAGG GAGAcagtatacttattaatatcgaAGCAAAGACCGTTTATGGAGCGAGAAATGGATTGGAAACTGTAAGACAACTTGTTGCTACATACGGTTCTATTGTGTCTGGAAAAAAATTGGTGATGGCTGGCGATGTTCAAATAACTGATCGACCTATATACGCATACCGTGGTTTTATGCTCGACACGGCAAGACATTATTTCCCAATATCAACTATTAAGCGACATATCGATGCGATGGCTCATTCCAAACTAAATGTATTCCATTGGCACGCCACCGATTCTCATAGTTTTCCGTTGGATTTACCTAGTGCGCCATTAATGTCTAA ATATGGAGCTTATAGtcctaatgaaaaatattcgtttAACGAAATCAAAGATCTTCTCAGATATGCATTAGTAAGAGGAGTCAGAATTATTATCGAGATCGATTCGCCAGCACACGCCGGTAACGGTTGGCAATGGGGTAAAGAATTCGGCTTTGGTGACATGGCTGTTTGTGTAGACAGAGAACCTTGGAAAAATTACTGTGTACAACCACCATGTGGACAGCTCAATCCAATCAAtactaatacatataaatggtTGGGAAAAATTTATAAGGACTTAATAAATGTACTACCAAAAGGAGAAGCGTTCCACATGGGTGGCGATGAG GTTGCTCTAAATTGCTGGAATACTACTACTGAAATCACTGATTGGATGAAAAACAACAACCGTAGCTTGGATGAAGAAGGTTATTTAAACTTGTGGTCTCAATTCCATGCTAATTCGTTAAGTGAATACGATAAAGAAGCTGGAGATGATAAATCCGACATCATCGTTTGGTCTAGTGGTTTGACTGAACCTAAAGTTATAGAGAGGTATTTGGACAAAAGAAGATACACCGTCGAAGTTTGGGAAGGATCAAATAGTCCAGAAGAACTCGTTAAATTAGGCTATAAGGTTATAATCGCTTTACAGAGTGTTTACTATCTTGATCACGGTTTTTGGTTTTCAACTAATTATCATACTTGGGAAGAAatgtacaacaataaaatgccAAATGTAGACGATCCAAATCTTTTATTAGGCGCAGAA acatgTATGTGGTCTGAGTATGTCGATGATAATGCTATTGATTCTAAAGTATGGCCAAGAGCTGCAGCTTTAGCCGAACGACTGTGGTCAAACCCAATAACAAATTCTGTATCTGCTGAAAACAG attcataCAACATCGTGAAAGACTGATAACACTTGGTCTTAAAGCAGACACAGTGACACCGGAATGGTGTTACATCCACGAAGGAGAGTGCATATTagagtaa
- the LOC113556664 gene encoding chitooligosaccharidolytic beta-N-acetylglucosaminidase-like isoform X3, with protein MNKSFKCINNTCVVSKLPSMEKENSGVDGSVDVCRLTCGRYGSLWPKPTVNTTIRHSVIEFGLDNVKFDTSKMADQLSKEYMSEASQVFILSLKKLCVPNCVSNANTPIISISTSNPFEYIKLTTDESYSLKINTEGDSILINIEAKTVYGARNGLETVRQLVATYGSIVSGKKLVMAGDVQITDRPIYAYRGFMLDTARHYFPISTIKRHIDAMAHSKLNVFHWHATDSHSFPLDLPSAPLMSKYGAYSPNEKYSFNEIKDLLRYALVRGVRIIIEIDSPAHAGNGWQWGKEFGFGDMAVCVDREPWKNYCVQPPCGQLNPINTNTYKWLGKIYKDLINVLPKGEAFHMGGDEVALNCWNTTTEITDWMKNNNRSLDEEGYLNLWSQFHANSLSEYDKEAGDDKSDIIVWSSGLTEPKVIERYLDKRRYTVEVWEGSNSPEELVKLGYKVIIALQSVYYLDHGFWFSTNYHTWEEMYNNKMPNVDDPNLLLGAETCMWSEYVDDNAIDSKVWPRAAALAERLWSNPITNSVSAENRFIQHRERLITLGLKADTVTPEWCYIHEGECILE; from the exons atgaa taaatcatttaaatgtatcaaCAATACATGTGTCGTCAGCAAATTGCCTTCAATGGAAAAAGAGAACAGTGGAGTTGATGGGTCTGTAGACGTTTGTCGTTTAACCTGTGGACGCTATGGATCACTTTGGCCGAAACCAACAGTCAATACAACGATAag acacTCTGTAATCGAATTCGGTCTcgataatgttaaatttgatacaTCGAAGATGGCTGACCAATTAAGCAAAGAATACATGTCTGAAGCGTCtcaagtttttatattgtccttaaaaaaactatgtgTCCCAAATTGTGTTTCCAATGCAAATACTccaattatatctatatctacAAGTAATCCATTTGAATATATCAAATTGACAACAGACGAAAGttatagtttgaaaataaataccgAGG GAGAcagtatacttattaatatcgaAGCAAAGACCGTTTATGGAGCGAGAAATGGATTGGAAACTGTAAGACAACTTGTTGCTACATACGGTTCTATTGTGTCTGGAAAAAAATTGGTGATGGCTGGCGATGTTCAAATAACTGATCGACCTATATACGCATACCGTGGTTTTATGCTCGACACGGCAAGACATTATTTCCCAATATCAACTATTAAGCGACATATCGATGCGATGGCTCATTCCAAACTAAATGTATTCCATTGGCACGCCACCGATTCTCATAGTTTTCCGTTGGATTTACCTAGTGCGCCATTAATGTCTAA ATATGGAGCTTATAGtcctaatgaaaaatattcgtttAACGAAATCAAAGATCTTCTCAGATATGCATTAGTAAGAGGAGTCAGAATTATTATCGAGATCGATTCGCCAGCACACGCCGGTAACGGTTGGCAATGGGGTAAAGAATTCGGCTTTGGTGACATGGCTGTTTGTGTAGACAGAGAACCTTGGAAAAATTACTGTGTACAACCACCATGTGGACAGCTCAATCCAATCAAtactaatacatataaatggtTGGGAAAAATTTATAAGGACTTAATAAATGTACTACCAAAAGGAGAAGCGTTCCACATGGGTGGCGATGAG GTTGCTCTAAATTGCTGGAATACTACTACTGAAATCACTGATTGGATGAAAAACAACAACCGTAGCTTGGATGAAGAAGGTTATTTAAACTTGTGGTCTCAATTCCATGCTAATTCGTTAAGTGAATACGATAAAGAAGCTGGAGATGATAAATCCGACATCATCGTTTGGTCTAGTGGTTTGACTGAACCTAAAGTTATAGAGAGGTATTTGGACAAAAGAAGATACACCGTCGAAGTTTGGGAAGGATCAAATAGTCCAGAAGAACTCGTTAAATTAGGCTATAAGGTTATAATCGCTTTACAGAGTGTTTACTATCTTGATCACGGTTTTTGGTTTTCAACTAATTATCATACTTGGGAAGAAatgtacaacaataaaatgccAAATGTAGACGATCCAAATCTTTTATTAGGCGCAGAA acatgTATGTGGTCTGAGTATGTCGATGATAATGCTATTGATTCTAAAGTATGGCCAAGAGCTGCAGCTTTAGCCGAACGACTGTGGTCAAACCCAATAACAAATTCTGTATCTGCTGAAAACAG attcataCAACATCGTGAAAGACTGATAACACTTGGTCTTAAAGCAGACACAGTGACACCGGAATGGTGTTACATCCACGAAGGAGAGTGCATATTagagtaa
- the LOC113556664 gene encoding chitooligosaccharidolytic beta-N-acetylglucosaminidase-like isoform X2, whose protein sequence is MVGCVLMAGVMLLYLIAVMRQNAYVAAEDDSVTTKQLYFVKSFKCINNTCVVSKLPSMEKENSGVDGSVDVCRLTCGRYGSLWPKPTVNTTIRHSVIEFGLDNVKFDTSKMADQLSKEYMSEASQVFILSLKKLCVPNCVSNANTPIISISTSNPFEYIKLTTDESYSLKINTEGDSILINIEAKTVYGARNGLETVRQLVATYGSIVSGKKLVMAGDVQITDRPIYAYRGFMLDTARHYFPISTIKRHIDAMAHSKLNVFHWHATDSHSFPLDLPSAPLMSKYGAYSPNEKYSFNEIKDLLRYALVRGVRIIIEIDSPAHAGNGWQWGKEFGFGDMAVCVDREPWKNYCVQPPCGQLNPINTNTYKWLGKIYKDLINVLPKGEAFHMGGDEVALNCWNTTTEITDWMKNNNRSLDEEGYLNLWSQFHANSLSEYDKEAGDDKSDIIVWSSGLTEPKVIERYLDKRRYTVEVWEGSNSPEELVKLGYKVIIALQSVYYLDHGFWFSTNYHTWEEMYNNKMPNVDDPNLLLGAETCMWSEYVDDNAIDSKVWPRAAALAERLWSNPITNSVSAENRFIQHRERLITLGLKADTVTPEWCYIHEGECILE, encoded by the exons ATGGTGGGGTGTGTGCTGATGGCCGGTGTGATGCTGTTGTATCTGATTGCGGTTATGCGACAAAACGCTTACGTAGCTGCAGAAGATGATAGTGTTACCACCAAGCAGTTGTACTTTGT taaatcatttaaatgtatcaaCAATACATGTGTCGTCAGCAAATTGCCTTCAATGGAAAAAGAGAACAGTGGAGTTGATGGGTCTGTAGACGTTTGTCGTTTAACCTGTGGACGCTATGGATCACTTTGGCCGAAACCAACAGTCAATACAACGATAag acacTCTGTAATCGAATTCGGTCTcgataatgttaaatttgatacaTCGAAGATGGCTGACCAATTAAGCAAAGAATACATGTCTGAAGCGTCtcaagtttttatattgtccttaaaaaaactatgtgTCCCAAATTGTGTTTCCAATGCAAATACTccaattatatctatatctacAAGTAATCCATTTGAATATATCAAATTGACAACAGACGAAAGttatagtttgaaaataaataccgAGG GAGAcagtatacttattaatatcgaAGCAAAGACCGTTTATGGAGCGAGAAATGGATTGGAAACTGTAAGACAACTTGTTGCTACATACGGTTCTATTGTGTCTGGAAAAAAATTGGTGATGGCTGGCGATGTTCAAATAACTGATCGACCTATATACGCATACCGTGGTTTTATGCTCGACACGGCAAGACATTATTTCCCAATATCAACTATTAAGCGACATATCGATGCGATGGCTCATTCCAAACTAAATGTATTCCATTGGCACGCCACCGATTCTCATAGTTTTCCGTTGGATTTACCTAGTGCGCCATTAATGTCTAA ATATGGAGCTTATAGtcctaatgaaaaatattcgtttAACGAAATCAAAGATCTTCTCAGATATGCATTAGTAAGAGGAGTCAGAATTATTATCGAGATCGATTCGCCAGCACACGCCGGTAACGGTTGGCAATGGGGTAAAGAATTCGGCTTTGGTGACATGGCTGTTTGTGTAGACAGAGAACCTTGGAAAAATTACTGTGTACAACCACCATGTGGACAGCTCAATCCAATCAAtactaatacatataaatggtTGGGAAAAATTTATAAGGACTTAATAAATGTACTACCAAAAGGAGAAGCGTTCCACATGGGTGGCGATGAG GTTGCTCTAAATTGCTGGAATACTACTACTGAAATCACTGATTGGATGAAAAACAACAACCGTAGCTTGGATGAAGAAGGTTATTTAAACTTGTGGTCTCAATTCCATGCTAATTCGTTAAGTGAATACGATAAAGAAGCTGGAGATGATAAATCCGACATCATCGTTTGGTCTAGTGGTTTGACTGAACCTAAAGTTATAGAGAGGTATTTGGACAAAAGAAGATACACCGTCGAAGTTTGGGAAGGATCAAATAGTCCAGAAGAACTCGTTAAATTAGGCTATAAGGTTATAATCGCTTTACAGAGTGTTTACTATCTTGATCACGGTTTTTGGTTTTCAACTAATTATCATACTTGGGAAGAAatgtacaacaataaaatgccAAATGTAGACGATCCAAATCTTTTATTAGGCGCAGAA acatgTATGTGGTCTGAGTATGTCGATGATAATGCTATTGATTCTAAAGTATGGCCAAGAGCTGCAGCTTTAGCCGAACGACTGTGGTCAAACCCAATAACAAATTCTGTATCTGCTGAAAACAG attcataCAACATCGTGAAAGACTGATAACACTTGGTCTTAAAGCAGACACAGTGACACCGGAATGGTGTTACATCCACGAAGGAGAGTGCATATTagagtaa